Proteins encoded within one genomic window of Glycine soja cultivar W05 chromosome 1, ASM419377v2, whole genome shotgun sequence:
- the LOC114410510 gene encoding transcription factor MYB1R1-like — protein MSRTCSQCGNNGHNSRTCTDGGAAGSPRENGIMLFGVRVMTEANSSFRKSASMNNLSQYDAEFNAADAGYASDDVVHASGRTRERKRGVPWTEEEHRLFLLGLHKVGKGDWRGISRNFVKTRTPTQVASHAQKYFLRRHNQNRRRRRSSLFDITTDTVMESSTIMEEEQVPPETVAAPLPAAYPPSHYGAFAGAGFPIAPVVLPVSGERLTKPIRPTPILPVPPSSKMANLNLKEKASPTNLIEPLPLSLNLPSPTPRSQDQSSASSGHSSPSSSSSAAAFQAMSAAKFGSGGDSIISVA, from the exons ATGTCTCGCACGTGCTCACAGTGCGGCAACAACGGCCACAACTCACGGACATGCACCGACGGTGGCGCCGCCGGGTCTCCGAGGGAGAACGGCATCATGCTGTTCGGCGTAAGAGTCATGACGGAAGCTAACTCCTCCTTCAGGAAGAGCGCCAGCATGAACAACCTCTCACAGTACGACGCGGAGTTCAACGCCGCCGACGCCGGCTACGCCTCCGACGACGTCGTTCACGCCTCCGGCCGCACGCGCGAGCGCAAGCGAG GTGTTCCTTGGACGGAGGAAGAGCATAGATTGTTCCTGTTAGGGTTACACAAAGTCGGAAAAGGAGATTGGAGAGGGATTTCTAGAAACTTCGTGAAAACTCGCACGCCTACTCAGGTCGCTAGTCACGCTCAGAAGTACTTTCTCCGCCGCCACAACCAGAATCGCCGCCGCCGGAGATCTAGCCTCTTCGACATCACCACCGATACG GTGATGGAATCTTCTACTATAATGGAAGAAGAACAAGTTCCGCCAGAGACGGTGGCGGCGCCTCTCCCCGCCGCATATCCGCCGTCGCATTACGGGGCTTTTGCCGGCGCGGGTTTTCCGATAGCTCCGGTGGTGTTGCCGGTGAGTGGCGAGAGACTAACCAAGCCGATCAGGCCGACGCCGATTTTGCCAGTGCCTCCGTCTTCGAAGATGGCTAATTTGAACTTGAAAGAGAAAGCTTCTCCGACAAATCTCATTGAGCCTTTGCCGTTGTCGTTGAATCTGCCATCGCCGACGCCGCGGTCTCAGGATCAGTCGTCGGCGAGTAGTGGGCACTCGTCACCGTCGTCGTCGTCATCGGCGGCAGCTTTTCAGGCTATGTCTGCAGCGAAGTTCGGCAGCGGCGGGGATAGTATCATCAGCGTTGCTTGA